A genomic region of Blattabacterium cuenoti contains the following coding sequences:
- a CDS encoding homoserine kinase, translating to MNRIKILAPATVANLACGFDIIGLALDIPVDEILLYKSNNPGIRINRIDGSTLPNDPKKNVAFVALQALLKKYQQKQRFDKEKQIGFEIELIKNIHPGSGIGSSAASAAGVVYGANILLGNPFNRMQLIRFAMEGERIASGTAHADNVAPAIMGGVTLVRSYQPLDITKLHSPNELWVSIIHPQIEIKTSDAREILKQKILMTDAIRQWGNIGALVAGLYQEDYELISRSLEDFIVEPIRAMLIPAFYELKIRCKEIGALGGGISGSGPSVFMLSKGNDIAKKVTEVMNRVYSPLKVDYKIYTSPINQQGVKFSEIL from the coding sequence ATGAATAGGATTAAGATATTGGCACCAGCGACTGTGGCTAATTTAGCTTGCGGTTTTGATATTATTGGATTAGCTTTAGATATTCCAGTAGATGAAATTCTTTTATATAAGTCAAATAATCCTGGAATACGTATTAATCGAATAGATGGATCCACATTACCTAATGATCCAAAAAAAAATGTAGCTTTTGTTGCTTTACAAGCTTTGTTAAAAAAATATCAGCAAAAACAAAGATTTGATAAAGAGAAACAAATAGGTTTTGAAATAGAATTAATTAAAAATATACATCCAGGAAGTGGAATAGGCTCTAGTGCGGCTAGTGCTGCTGGTGTGGTATATGGAGCTAATATATTACTAGGAAATCCGTTTAATAGAATGCAGCTGATCCGTTTTGCTATGGAAGGAGAACGTATAGCCAGTGGGACTGCTCATGCGGATAATGTAGCTCCTGCTATTATGGGAGGAGTCACATTAGTAAGAAGTTATCAACCATTAGACATTACCAAATTACATTCTCCAAATGAATTATGGGTAAGCATAATTCATCCACAAATTGAAATAAAGACCTCAGACGCTAGAGAAATACTAAAACAAAAAATATTAATGACAGATGCTATACGACAATGGGGAAATATAGGTGCATTAGTAGCAGGATTATATCAAGAAGATTATGAACTCATTAGTAGATCTCTAGAAGATTTTATTGTTGAACCCATACGTGCAATGCTGATTCCTGCATTTTACGAATTAAAAATAAGATGTAAAGAAATAGGAGCTTTAGGTGGAGGAATATCTGGATCAGGTCCTTCTGTATTTATGTTAAGTAAAGGAAATGATATCGCAAAAAAAGTTACTGAAGTGATGAATCGTGTTTATTCTCCATTAAAAGTAGATTATAAAATTTATACTTCTCCTATTAATCAACAAGGAGTAAAGTTTTCTGAAATCCTTTAA
- the thrA gene encoding bifunctional aspartate kinase/homoserine dehydrogenase I, translating to MQVLKFGGSSVAHSDSIKRICSLLEKKPKGRYAIVVSALGNITDQLIQCGKLASERKNTYKNILEEIEIRHLNIIRELFPITYQSHLISWIKKNINDLESLCDGIFQVEELSKRSLDKIMSFGELSSSFLIAEKLKQSGLDAVCKDSRELIITDSQFGCAQVDFITSNHHIIQFFREKTSEYIVLPGFIGSTLENETTTLGRGGSDYTAAILAAAISASLLEIWTDVSGMMTANPKIVNQAFPIKEISYEEAMELSHFGAKVIYPPTIQPAMKKHIPIQIKNTFSPIDPGTLIYISKSTNISQPVTGISGIQNLALLTLEGSGMVGIPGYSKRLFEALSREKINVIFITQSSSEHSITTGIHEMDVIKAKAVIDSEFAQEIHQRRIDPLTIEKDLCIIAVVGDNMKNLHGTSGKMFAALGRNSINVRAIAQGSTEKNISAVIRKADFKKALNTLHEAFFESPPKQINLFICGVGKVGSKLLEQIDQQQNYLLEELKLQVRVIGLANSKKMYFDDNGINLFQWKNDLNKKGHKMNIYSFMEEVWKFNLRNSLFVDNTASEEMAMTYEKFLQNGIGVITCNKIACSSDYDHYKRLKTLSRHFKAPFLFETNVGASLPVISTLNDLINSGDKIKKIEAVLSGSLNFIFNHFVGEKTFLEVVKEAQLKGYTEPDPRIDLSGLDVMRKILILARECGAPLELSDIHQKSFLPESCSKVISIENFYQELHQYSDYFFKIREEAEKEKKRLRFIARYENGLASVGLESVKQSHPFYQLEGKDNMVLYNTSRYAEQPLIIRGAGAGAEVTASGVFSDIIKATK from the coding sequence ATGCAAGTTTTAAAATTTGGGGGAAGTTCCGTGGCTCATTCTGATTCCATAAAACGTATTTGTTCTTTATTAGAAAAGAAACCAAAAGGAAGATATGCGATTGTGGTATCTGCATTAGGAAATATTACCGATCAGTTAATTCAATGTGGTAAATTAGCTTCTGAGAGAAAAAATACTTATAAAAATATTCTAGAAGAAATAGAAATTCGTCATCTTAATATTATCAGAGAGTTATTTCCAATTACTTATCAAAGTCATTTAATTAGTTGGATCAAAAAGAATATTAATGATTTAGAAAGTTTATGCGACGGAATTTTTCAGGTAGAAGAACTATCAAAACGTTCTTTAGACAAAATCATGAGTTTTGGAGAATTAAGTTCTTCTTTTCTCATTGCAGAAAAACTAAAACAATCTGGTTTAGATGCTGTTTGCAAAGATAGCAGAGAATTGATCATCACTGATTCCCAATTTGGATGTGCACAAGTAGATTTTATAACAAGTAATCACCATATTATTCAGTTTTTTAGGGAAAAAACATCCGAATATATTGTTTTACCAGGTTTTATAGGATCTACTTTAGAAAATGAAACTACAACTCTTGGCAGAGGAGGTTCTGATTATACGGCAGCTATTTTAGCCGCTGCGATATCTGCAAGTTTACTTGAAATATGGACGGATGTGAGTGGGATGATGACGGCAAATCCAAAAATAGTGAATCAAGCCTTTCCTATTAAAGAGATTTCTTATGAAGAGGCTATGGAATTATCGCATTTTGGAGCAAAAGTTATTTATCCTCCGACGATACAACCAGCTATGAAAAAACATATTCCTATACAAATTAAAAATACTTTTTCTCCTATAGACCCAGGAACTTTGATTTATATTAGTAAAAGTACTAATATTAGTCAACCAGTTACCGGAATTTCTGGAATTCAAAATTTGGCTTTGCTAACTCTTGAAGGAAGTGGGATGGTAGGTATACCAGGTTATTCTAAACGTTTGTTTGAAGCTTTATCACGTGAAAAAATCAATGTTATTTTTATTACCCAAAGTTCTTCAGAACATTCGATAACTACCGGTATCCATGAAATGGATGTCATCAAAGCAAAGGCTGTAATAGATAGCGAATTCGCTCAAGAGATCCATCAAAGACGTATTGATCCATTAACGATAGAAAAAGACCTTTGTATCATTGCCGTAGTAGGAGACAATATGAAAAATCTTCATGGAACTAGTGGAAAAATGTTTGCAGCCTTAGGGAGAAATAGTATTAATGTTAGAGCTATTGCACAAGGATCTACTGAAAAAAATATATCTGCAGTTATTCGAAAAGCTGATTTTAAAAAAGCTTTGAATACCTTGCATGAAGCTTTTTTTGAAAGTCCTCCAAAACAAATTAATCTCTTCATTTGTGGAGTAGGAAAAGTTGGAAGTAAATTACTTGAACAAATTGATCAACAACAAAATTACTTGCTTGAAGAGTTAAAACTTCAAGTAAGGGTGATTGGATTAGCTAATAGCAAAAAAATGTATTTTGATGATAATGGAATAAATTTATTTCAATGGAAGAATGATCTGAATAAAAAAGGTCATAAGATGAATATCTATTCTTTCATGGAAGAAGTATGGAAATTTAATCTAAGAAATAGTTTATTTGTCGATAATACAGCTAGTGAAGAAATGGCGATGACTTATGAAAAATTTTTGCAGAATGGAATTGGAGTAATCACTTGTAACAAAATAGCTTGTTCATCGGATTATGATCATTATAAAAGATTAAAAACTCTTTCTAGACATTTTAAAGCTCCATTTTTATTCGAAACGAATGTAGGAGCAAGTCTTCCAGTGATTAGCACACTTAACGATCTTATAAATAGTGGAGATAAAATAAAAAAAATAGAAGCTGTATTATCTGGAAGTTTAAATTTCATTTTTAATCATTTCGTAGGAGAAAAAACCTTTTTAGAAGTGGTAAAAGAAGCTCAATTAAAAGGATACACGGAACCAGATCCTCGCATTGATCTTAGTGGATTAGATGTCATGCGAAAAATACTTATTTTAGCAAGAGAATGTGGGGCTCCATTGGAACTTAGTGATATTCACCAAAAATCTTTTCTTCCTGAAAGTTGTTCAAAGGTTATTTCTATTGAAAATTTTTATCAAGAATTACATCAATATAGTGATTACTTTTTTAAAATTAGAGAAGAAGCAGAAAAAGAAAAAAAACGTCTACGTTTTATTGCTCGTTATGAAAATGGCCTAGCTTCTGTAGGTTTAGAATCTGTAAAACAAAGCCATCCTTTTTATCAACTAGAAGGAAAAGATAATATGGTTTTATATAATACATCTCGTTATGCTGAACAACCTCTGATTATAAGGGGAGCAGGAGCTGGAGCAGAAGTTACGGCTTCTGGGGTATTTTCGGATATTATTAAAGCTACTAAATAA
- the thrC gene encoding threonine synthase: MLYYSLEDHKNIVSFENAVLRGLATDGGLYFPENIPILKRQFLDNLQKYDIYTIAMEIIKPYIGKSISEESIYRIIQTTLNFPFPLQRIHDNIYVLELFHGPTLAFKDVGAKFMAGCLSHFHKKIGKLVTVLVATSGDTGGAVAKGFHNVSGIEVIILYPYKGVSLLQEKQMTCLGGNILAIEIKGNFDDCQSMVKKAFLDKKIRDKYLLTSANSINIGRLLPQMFYYFLAYRQIIEENRKFIFSVPSGNFGNICAGMMAEKMGLPIKYFIASTNINDTIPRFLKTEKYHPLPVKKTISNAMDISHPSNFSRIWHLYEESMVQLRKKMSSYQFTDEETLAIIEMVWQEHKYMLDPHGAIGYLGLRQYLQEVKDPLATAVFLETAHPIKFLDHMPYSLREEIIVPKKLEVLLNSEKSEKKISMSNNYDMFQNWLINR, from the coding sequence ATGTTATATTACAGTTTAGAAGATCATAAAAATATCGTTTCTTTTGAGAATGCCGTTTTAAGAGGTTTAGCAACAGATGGAGGGTTATATTTTCCGGAAAATATTCCTATTCTAAAACGTCAATTCCTAGATAATCTACAAAAATATGACATATATACTATTGCGATGGAGATTATCAAACCATATATAGGAAAATCGATTTCTGAAGAATCTATATACCGTATAATTCAGACGACTTTGAATTTTCCTTTTCCATTACAACGAATTCATGATAATATATACGTTTTAGAACTTTTTCATGGACCTACTTTAGCATTTAAAGACGTAGGAGCTAAATTTATGGCCGGATGTTTAAGTCATTTTCACAAAAAAATAGGAAAATTAGTGACGGTTTTAGTAGCAACTTCTGGAGATACTGGGGGGGCTGTCGCCAAAGGATTTCATAATGTTTCTGGAATAGAAGTTATTATATTATATCCTTATAAAGGGGTCAGCTTATTACAGGAGAAGCAAATGACCTGTTTAGGGGGGAATATATTAGCTATAGAAATAAAGGGTAATTTTGATGATTGCCAATCCATGGTGAAGAAAGCATTTTTAGACAAAAAAATACGAGATAAATATTTACTAACTTCTGCTAATTCTATTAACATAGGAAGATTGCTTCCTCAAATGTTTTATTATTTTTTAGCTTATAGACAAATAATAGAAGAAAATAGAAAATTTATTTTTTCAGTTCCAAGTGGAAACTTTGGAAATATCTGTGCGGGAATGATGGCTGAGAAAATGGGATTACCTATTAAATATTTTATAGCATCCACAAATATTAATGACACCATTCCTAGATTTTTAAAAACAGAAAAATATCATCCTCTTCCAGTAAAAAAAACGATATCAAATGCCATGGACATATCCCATCCAAGTAATTTTTCTCGTATATGGCATTTATATGAAGAAAGTATGGTGCAATTACGAAAAAAAATGTCCTCTTATCAATTTACAGATGAAGAAACTTTAGCCATTATAGAAATGGTATGGCAAGAACATAAATATATGCTAGACCCCCATGGAGCTATTGGTTACTTAGGACTTAGACAATACTTACAAGAAGTGAAAGATCCTTTAGCCACAGCTGTTTTTTTAGAAACAGCTCATCCTATTAAATTCTTAGATCACATGCCATATTCTTTGCGAGAAGAAATTATTGTCCCTAAAAAATTAGAAGTCCTTTTGAATTCAGAAAAAAGTGAAAAAAAAATATCTATGTCCAACAATTACGATATGTTTCAAAATTGGTTAATTAATAGATAG